The region CACCCATATGAATTATAATAGGATATAATTCATATTTAGATTTGCACATCACAAATAAAACAAATGGTAAGTTAATTACTAAGGTTTAAAGTAATAATATTGGGCTAGGTCAAGATTTTTATCTTTCGAATACGAGCCTCATGCTTGAGGAAATGTGCACATGTTAGGAGAAAATTGGGTTAGATTTAAGCCCGAGTTCATAAGAGCCCACCCCTGATCTCCTAAACAACGCAATTAAGGCTTATTAATAGCCATGAATTATCTATCCCAGACAAGAAGATATGAGGATCAATCCCTATCGAATGACCTTGAGTAGACATAGGAACATGGGCATTTACGACTCATTAATTGGATTCAAGAAGGTTGATCCTGCAAGGTAGTACAAATAACTAACTCCTTACTAAGAAATGGGCATCTTTTTCTACATACACATACTTTCCTTACCTTTCCCACTAGGAGATAACTATGCGACACTTGTTGATCAACATTGGTAGATTTATCAAATTATGTACTCAATTTGGACATGGATCAACTCGGTCGTTTTATCCGGGATGATCCAAGAAGTCACAAACAAGATGGGTGTGTTAGTGGATCGGGTACTCTCATAAATCATCTCACCTCTATGAGACTCATGCTTGAGGGGGTATGTACCTTTCAGATTCTTATGAGTCGGTCTCCAATAAGCAACAACGGGTTGTCAATATAATTTTTCCTCCTTAAACTTGAGGGGTTGTATACATCCAAGATAAAATGAATGGGTCAGGTTAATTACTAAGTTGTAAGGGAATAAGATTGTGCCAGATCAAGATTTTTCTTCCTTAAGCATTTCGCCTCTACAAACCTCATGCTTGAGGGACTGATACATGTGCGAAAACTTGTGTTTGATTTATATGTGGGTTTAGGAGTCCCGCCCCTGATCTCATTGACAAAGTAGTTAAGACTTATTAATATTCATGAATTAAATATCCTGGACAAAAAGACAAATGAATTGATCCTTATTGAGCCACCTCGAGTAAATAGGAAAACATGAGCATTTATGGCTCATTAATTGGATTCATGAAGGTTGAGCTTGCAAGGTAACATAAATTTCAGACCGCTTGCTAAGAAAGGGAAATCTTCATCTAAAGACACACACTTTACATATCCTTTCCACTGACGGGAAAAAATTAAATAGattaaattaaactaattaaaacaaTTAACATATAATACATTAGATTAATATAacatattaatataaaaataaatattaaaatataacTTGATTTCGATAAAAAATTCAAACATAGAATCGAGTGATTATCAAAAATAAACATTTAAATACCTCTAATGATATTTAATTTTGTATGATTATCATGTTTTTTAAATCGATTTGCAACTTTAATATAGATTAGATCGACTTAGAATATCAACATCCCTATTTTTTTTTATAGCAAGCCAATTATGAAGCTATGCTTGGGAATATTCAACCATGCCCATATTGATTTCGACCGATGTTTATTCTTCATGTCTCTCCTTCAAAGACCTTGGGTACTCTTCTGCAAGAAAATCTTGGAGGTTTATGTGGTTTTTGATCCTTACCCAACGAAATTGAATTTTATTGAATTTTATACGGTTGATTTTATGCTTCATTCCTAATATTATTAGCTAGAATAGTTAACAACTTAGGCTTGAATCTTATCCAATGACCTATCCAATACAAATTAAATCTTAAATATAAATTTTGTAGTATATTATTTCTGATATTATATTCAATAATCTATCCAATACAAATTAAATTTCACAATTGAATTATGTATAGGGATGACAATGTGTAGGTTTGTGCAGAGTATTATAGTATCCATCCATATATTCGAATTTGAAAAAATCTTGTGTTCGATCCATATCTGTTTGGGTGTTAAAATTAGCACTCGTACCTGTGTTTTATTAGTATATAACCCGCATTCTTATTAGAAATAAATAGATCAATcataaaatatcatataattttaaatttttaaaaatattaaaaaaaatttaaacagTAATTGTTGAAATAAAGAAACATTTATATTGAATACATAATGGTTTAAATTGATATACATTTTATAATTGATAAAATACATTTgtatataataatataaataaaatatataaatatataatatatatatatatatatatatatatatatatatatatataatataaataaatatatatatatatatatatatatatatatatatatatatatatatatatatatatatatatatatatatatatatatatatatatatatatatatatatatatatatatatatatatatatatatatatatatatatatatatatatatatatatatatatatatatatatatatatatatatatatatatatatatatatatataaaatgtGTGGGAATGAGTTGGGATGGATACCAAGGCACCCATATCCATACTGGTGGGTGCCCGTTTGGGATGAGTCAAATTATCATCCCTAATTATCggtaaattaaaaaaaaaattaattgattttaataaTACAATTAATGTTATTTATTAAAACACTTTTATCAATTACAGTTAATACAATAGTTAAGTGAAATAATGATATATTATTTAAGAAAAAATTGCTGTAGTAATTTAAAACAATAACTAATATAGTAACTATTAAGAAGATACAAAAATGAATAGTCCCCGTAAAACATTTCTTATGAAACAAATCCCATGTGAAAGTTCAAATTCACCTTGAATTCAATTTGATACAAAATGGAATATAAAAATTTGGTCAATATGTAACACTAAATGCCAATTTAATTTATAATGAGAGAAATTGTAGGAACTTATTTTATTGCACTATAAAACAAATAGTATCTTCCTTACAACTACACATCATTTCAAAGTTTCACacatttcatcatgaataacTCAGTTAACCAAAAAAAGAAAACCATGGGACGCAAGAAGATCGAAATCAAGAAAGTCGAAAAAGAAAGCAACAAACAAGTCACATTCTCCAAAAGAAGATCCGGTTTATTCAAAAAAGCTTGCGAACTTTGCGTCTTGAGCGATGTTAATCTCGCCATCATTGTGTTCTCTCCTGCTGATAAACTATTCTGCTGCAGTCGACCCAACACCGACGCGATCCTCAAGAGTTACATCAATGGAACCACCGAGTTTGAGGATCAGAAGTCGACGGAACATTCTTCGATCTGCGAGGAGTATAATAGAGAATATGAAGAGGCACTAAAGATGTTGGAAATGGAAAAGAAGAAACTTGCGGATATTGAGCATTTGGCTAGGGATTGGAATAACGGTGGATGGTGGAATGATTCTATAGATGATATGGGTAGTGAACAGCTTCAGCAATTTATGATGTCCATTTTTGAGTTGAGGAAGAAGCTTGCGGAGAAAGAACATGAACATCTCATGATGTTTTCTATGTAATAGAACTGTTTGTCGATTAATGAataaattgttttttttttgtttgtttctGTTCTTTCAGTCTGCACTTTGTATACCGCAATGGCCATTTGTTTAATTGTAATTTGATTTGGATATTTTTCTCATATCATGTGCTTATTTGAATCTTGTTTATATTTGAATTATTTCATCATGATCATTTCCTATCGAATTGTTAACGAGGATTTTGTGTTGATAGGAATATTGAACCCATTTTATATTCTAATCACTACATTAGGCAAGTTGGGGAGGTTAAAAGAGCAAAAATGGATTAGGTTAGCAGGCTATCGGCATTAAACAACGGTCCCACATAACTTAAGGTAAAAAAAAATCTCAATCCACCTTTCAATAATAAAGACA is a window of Lathyrus oleraceus cultivar Zhongwan6 chromosome 6, CAAS_Psat_ZW6_1.0, whole genome shotgun sequence DNA encoding:
- the LOC127093089 gene encoding agamous-like MADS-box protein AGL62, whose translation is MNNSVNQKKKTMGRKKIEIKKVEKESNKQVTFSKRRSGLFKKACELCVLSDVNLAIIVFSPADKLFCCSRPNTDAILKSYINGTTEFEDQKSTEHSSICEEYNREYEEALKMLEMEKKKLADIEHLARDWNNGGWWNDSIDDMGSEQLQQFMMSIFELRKKLAEKEHEHLMMFSM